Genomic window (Cytophagia bacterium CHB2):
CAGCACCACGGAGGCAACGGATTTTATCTTGCAGGAACTCGACATGAAGCGCCGCCCTGTGCTCGAGTGGGGCCCGCTCGGCATGCAGCAAATCAGCGAGTCCCGGCAGCATCATTTTGCCGTGCTCGGCTTTGCCGGCAACACCGCGCCCGATCATGTTGATCATTTGCATGCGTTGTATTTTTTTGTCAATGAACTGATGAAATAGGCTACGGGATTGATGCAGTATAAGCTTGCAAACCCAAATCCTCTTTGGTTGTCATCCTGAAAGGATCCTGTGAATATCCAAGCACCGCGCCTGATATTTCACAAGAGGTCTTCTCAATGACATTGCAAATGAATCGTTCGTAAAAATCAGAGAACAACGCACGGGATCCTGTTGCCGCTTCAAACCAACCAGTTGAGGAGGAATTTCACATGCCCGAACAATTTAAAACCTTCAAAGAATTCTGGCCGTTCTATCTCGGCGAGCATGCCGCGCCGGCCAATCGCTGGCTGCATTTCATCGGAACGTCGCTGGCTTTGGTGCAAATCATCTATGCCCTTGTCACGCAGCAATTTTGGTTTTTGCTCACGGCGCTGTTGACCGGTTATGGTTTCGCGTGGATCGGGCATTTCTTGTTGGAGAAAAATCGACCCGCAACCTTCACGTATCCGCTTTTTTCGTTTCTCGGCGATTGGAGAATGTGGGCATTGATGCTCACCGGCGGCTTACAAAATGAACTGGAGAAATCGGGCTTGCAAAATAAGAAAAGCTGACTTGCGCCGGTGGAATACTTTTGTACGACATGCTGCAAACGCAAGCGCAGATCTCATGGGCAATTGCCCGCGTTGGAAAGATATTTCAGCCGGCGCATTCGTTGGGTT
Coding sequences:
- a CDS encoding DUF962 domain-containing protein — encoded protein: MPEQFKTFKEFWPFYLGEHAAPANRWLHFIGTSLALVQIIYALVTQQFWFLLTALLTGYGFAWIGHFLLEKNRPATFTYPLFSFLGDWRMWALMLTGGLQNELEKSGLQNKKS